The proteins below are encoded in one region of Brassica napus cultivar Da-Ae chromosome A6, Da-Ae, whole genome shotgun sequence:
- the LOC106347786 gene encoding CDPK-related kinase 6, with amino-acid sequence MGHCYSRNISTVEDNDGDIPAGAAQLPNHTDNNHRTSIPNSPAASSSSEVNPYTISPFQSPLPAGVAPSPARTPGRKFKWPFPPPSPAKPIMAALRRRRGTAPQPRDGPIPEESEEVDDHGRGGGSGGGGGERLDKNFGFSKNFEGKYELGKEVGRGHFGHTCWAKAKKGKIKGQTVAVKIIAKAKMTSALSIEDVRREVKLLKALSGHRHMVKFYDVFEDAENVFVVMELCEGGELLDRILARGGRYPEADAKRILVQILSATAFFHLQGVVHRDLKPENFLFTSKNEDAVLKVIDFGLSDFSRFDQRLNDVVGSAYYVAPEVLHRNYSTEADIWSIGVISYILLCGSRPFYGRTESAIFRCVLRANPNFEDLPWPSISPIAKEFVKRLLNKDHRKRMTAAQALAHPWLRDENPGLLLDFSIYKLVKSYIRASPFRRAALKSLSKAIPEEELVFLKAQFMLLEPEDGALYLRNFTTALTRYATDAMIESRLPDILNLMQPLAHRKLDFEEFCAAAVSVYQLEALEEWEQIATIAFDDFEREGSRAISVQELAEEMSLGPNAHPLLKDWIRSSDGKLSFLGYAKFLHGVTVRSSSSRPIR; translated from the exons ATGGGTCACTGTTACAGCCGGAACATTTCCACCGTCGAAGATAACGACGGAGATATCCCCGCCGGAGCCGCCCAGCTTCCGAATCATACTGATAACAACCACCGGACTTCAATTCCCAATTCTCCGGCTGCGTCCTCCTCTTCCGAAGTCAACCCTTACACCATCAGCCCATTTCAAAGCCCGTTGCCGGCGGGAGTAGCTCCGTCACCGGCGCGAACTCCGGGAAGAAAGTTCAAATGGCCGTTCCCGCCTCCTTCACCTGCGAAACCGATCATGGCGGCTCTGAGACGGAGAAGAGGTACGGCTCCGCAGCCTCGAGACGGGCCGATCCCTGAGGAGAGTGAAGAAGTCGATGATCACGGAAGAGGCGGCGGAAGCGGAGGCGGAGGCGGAGAGAGGTTAGATAAGAACTTCGGATTCTCGAAGAACTTCGAAGGGAAGTATGAGCTCGGGAAAGAGGTTGGTCGAGGGCATTTTGGTCATACGTGTTGGGCTAAAGCCAAGAAAGGCAAGATCAAAGGACAAACCGTAGCTGTCAAGATCATTGCTAAAGCCAAG ATGACATCAGCTCTATCCATAGAAGATGTTCGTCGAGAGGTGAAACTGCTGAAAGCTCTGTCTGGGCATAGACATATGGTTAAGTTCTACGATGTGTTTGAGGATGCGGAGAATGTCTTTGTTGTTATGGA GTTATGTGAAGGTGGAGAGCTATTGGATAGAATTTTGGCGAG AGGTGGTCGGTATCCAGAGGCAGATGCTAAGCGTATCCTTGTTCAGATTCTATCTGCAACTGCGTTTTTCCACCTTCAAGGTGTGGTGCACCGTGACCTGAAGCCAGAG AATTTTCTCTTTACCAGCAAAAACGAGGATGCAGTACTCAAGGTCATAGACTTTGGTTTATCTGACTTCTCCAGATTCG ATCAGCGTCTGAACGATGTGGTAGGAAGTGCATACTATGTTGCACCTGAAGTACTCCACAGAAATTACAGCACTGAAGCAGATATATGGAGCATCGGTGTCATATCGTACATACTACTCTGTGGGAGTAGACCTTTTTACGGACGAACCGAGTCTGCTATTTTCCGCTGTGTGCTTAGAGCGAACCCTAACTTCGAAGACTTGCCGTGGCCTTCTATATCTCCTATTGCTAAAGAATTTGTGAAAAGGCTTCTTAATAAAGACCATAGGAAAAGAATGACGGCTGCTCAAGCTTTAG CTCATCCATGGCTTCGAGATGAAAACCCTGGTTTGCTTCTTGATTTTTCGATATACAAATTGGTGAAGTCTTATATCCGTGCTTCACCTTTCAGAAGAGCAGCACTTAAG TCTCTATCCAAAGCTATACCAGAAGAAGAACTCGTGTTCCTTAAAGCACAGTTCATGCTCCTGGAACCAGAAGATGGAGCCTTGTATCTTCGCAATTTCACTACG GCTTTGACAAGATATGCTACGGATGCTATGATCGAATCTAGGCTTCCTGACATTTTAAACTTG ATGCAACCCTTAGCACATAGGAAACTTGATTTTGAAGAGTTTTGTGCGGCTGCGGTTAGCGTTTATCAACTAGAGGCTCTTGAAGAATGGGAACAGATCGCAACTATAGCGTTTGACGACTTCGAACGTGAAGGAAGCCGAGCCATCTCTGTCCAAGAACTCGCTGAG GAGATGAGTTTGGGACCAAATGCGCATCCTCTGCTCAAGGATTGGATCCGGAGTTCTGATGGAAAGCTGAGTTTCTTGGGATATGCAAAGTTCTTGCACGGTGTGACTGTTCGAAGCTCGAGCTCGAGACCTATTAGGTGA